A section of the Scleropages formosus chromosome 16, fSclFor1.1, whole genome shotgun sequence genome encodes:
- the LOC108933539 gene encoding neuroendocrine convertase 2-like isoform X2 produces MLASGTRCAASLFVLVHVVAALAGGAEEGIFTNHFLVQLHEGAGGDAHQVAAEHGFGGARKVKNVVQQQGFSRKKRGYRKIDDIETKLNDPLFTKQWYLVNTGQANGMPGLDLNVAEAWDLGFTGKGVTIAIMDDGIDYLHPDLVSNYNADASFDFSSNDPYPYPRYTNNWFNSHGTRCAGEVSAAANNNICGVGVAYNSKVAGIRMLDQPFMTDIIEASSISHMPQVIDIYSASWGPTDDGKTVDGPRELTLQAMADGVNKGRGGKGSIYVWASGDGGSYDDCNCDGYASSMWTISINSAINDGRTALYDESCSSTLASTFSNGRTRDPEAGVATTDLYGNCTLRHSGTSAAAPEAAGVFALALEANPNLTWRDLQHLTVLTSKRNQLHDEVHQWRRNGVGLEFNHLFGYGVLDAGSMVKMAKEWKTVPERYHCIAGSVQESHKISSEGTVTLTITTDACQGKDNFVRYLEHVQAVVTVNSTRRGDLTINMTSPMGTRSILLSRRPRDADAKVGFDKWPFMTTHTWGEDPRGSWVLEVGLVGDAPQEGVMREWTLMLHGTQSAPYIDQVVRDYQSKLAMSKKQELEGELDEALDQSLQSLLSRN; encoded by the exons ATGCTCGCCTCTGGCACGCGCTGCGCTGCTTCGCTCTTCGTGCTCGTGCACGTCGTCGCAGCTCTCGCTGGAGGAGCGGAAGAGGGCATTTTTACGAACCATTTCTTGGTGCAGCTGCACGAAGGGGCAGGTGGGGACGCGCACCAAGTGGCTGCCGAGCACGGTTTCGGCGGCGCGCGGAAG GTGAAAAATGTTGTTCAACAGCAAGGATTTAGTCGGAAGAAAAGAGGCTATCGGAAGATTGATGATATTGAGACCAAATTAAATGACCCGCTGTTTACTAAACAGTGGTATCTT gtaaacacaggtcaagCGAACGGCATGCCTGGACTGGATCTCAACGTAGCTGAAGCGTGGGATCTAGGATTCACAGGAAAAGGAGTAACCATAGCAATCATGGATGATG GCATCGACTATTTACACCCAGATCTTGTATCAAATTAT AATGCCGATGCCAGCTTTGACTTCAGCAGCAATGACCCCTATCCGTACCCCCGCTACACCAACAACTGGTTCAACAG CCATGGAACAAGATGTGCAGGCGAGGTTTCTGCAGCAGCAAACAACAACATCTGTGGTGTCGGAGTTGCCTACAATTCCAAGGTGGCAG GCATTCGGATGCTAGACCAGCCTTTCATGACAGACATTATAGAGGCCTCATCAATAAGCCATATGCCACAAGTCATTGACATATACAGTGCAAGCTGGGGGCCAACGGATGATGGGAAGACCGTGGACGGCCCGCGCGAGCTGACATTGCAGGCCATGGCAGACGGTGTGAACAAG GGCAGAGGCGGGAAAGGCAGCATCTATGTGTGGGCCTCAGGAGATGGTGGCAGCTATGATGACTGCAACTGCGATGGCTATGCCTCCAGCATGTGGACCATCTCGATCAACTCAGCAATCAACGATGGGCGCACGGCGCTCTACGATGAGAGCTGCTCGTCCACTCTGGCATCCACGTTCAGCAATGGCCGCACCAGGGATCCTGAAGCAGGAGTG GCCACCACCGACCTGTACGGGAACTGCACGCTACGTCACTCAGGTACATCCGCGGCAGCTCCAGAGGCGGCCGGAGTGTTCGCATTGGCGCTGGAGGCCAA CCCTAATCTGACTTGGAGGGACCTGCAACACCTGACCGTCCTCACGTCCAAGCGCAACCAGCTGCACGATGAAGTGCACCAGTGGCGTCGCAATGGTGTGGGCCTTGAGTTTAACCACCTCTTTGGTTATGGAGTGCTGGATGCTGGCAGCATGGTCAAGATGGCCAAAGAGTGGAAGACTGTGCCTGAGCGTTACCACTGCATTGCGGGATCAGTCCAGGAATCACA CAAAATCTCATCTGAAGGCACGGTGACCCTGACCATCACCACAGATGCCTGCCAAGGCAAAGACAATTTTGTGCGCTACCTGGAGCATGTGCAAGCAGTTGTGACGGTCAACTCCACCCGTCGTGGCGACCTCACCATCAATATGACCTCACCCATGGGTACCCGCTCCATTCTGTTGAGCCGGCGGCCCCGCGATGCTGATGCCAAGGTGGGCTTCGACAAGTGGCCCTTCATGACCACCCACACGTGGGGCGAGGATCCACGTGGCTCGTGGGTGCTGGAGGTAGGCCTGGTGGGAGACGCTCCACAGGAGGGAGTCATGCGGGAGTGGACACTGATGCTCCATGGCACGCAGAGCGCCCCCTACATAGATCAGGTGGTGCGTGATTACCAGTCGAAACTGGCCATGTCCAAGAAGCAAGAGCTTGAGGGGGAGCTGGACGAAGCCCTGGACCAGAGTCTGCAGAGCCTGCTGAGCAGAAACTAG
- the LOC108933539 gene encoding neuroendocrine convertase 2-like isoform X1, with protein MLASGTRCAASLFVLVHVVAALAGGAEEGIFTNHFLVQLHEGAGGDAHQVAAEHGFGGARKLPFGEGLFHFYPTDIHHTRRRRSLELQRRLEKDHRVKNVVQQQGFSRKKRGYRKIDDIETKLNDPLFTKQWYLVNTGQANGMPGLDLNVAEAWDLGFTGKGVTIAIMDDGIDYLHPDLVSNYNADASFDFSSNDPYPYPRYTNNWFNSHGTRCAGEVSAAANNNICGVGVAYNSKVAGIRMLDQPFMTDIIEASSISHMPQVIDIYSASWGPTDDGKTVDGPRELTLQAMADGVNKGRGGKGSIYVWASGDGGSYDDCNCDGYASSMWTISINSAINDGRTALYDESCSSTLASTFSNGRTRDPEAGVATTDLYGNCTLRHSGTSAAAPEAAGVFALALEANPNLTWRDLQHLTVLTSKRNQLHDEVHQWRRNGVGLEFNHLFGYGVLDAGSMVKMAKEWKTVPERYHCIAGSVQESHKISSEGTVTLTITTDACQGKDNFVRYLEHVQAVVTVNSTRRGDLTINMTSPMGTRSILLSRRPRDADAKVGFDKWPFMTTHTWGEDPRGSWVLEVGLVGDAPQEGVMREWTLMLHGTQSAPYIDQVVRDYQSKLAMSKKQELEGELDEALDQSLQSLLSRN; from the exons ATGCTCGCCTCTGGCACGCGCTGCGCTGCTTCGCTCTTCGTGCTCGTGCACGTCGTCGCAGCTCTCGCTGGAGGAGCGGAAGAGGGCATTTTTACGAACCATTTCTTGGTGCAGCTGCACGAAGGGGCAGGTGGGGACGCGCACCAAGTGGCTGCCGAGCACGGTTTCGGCGGCGCGCGGAAG CTTCCTTTTGGGGAGGGACTTTTCCACTTTTACCCCACGGACATCCACCACACCAGGAGGCGACGAAGCCTTGAGCTCCAGCGACGACTGGAGAAGGATCATAGG GTGAAAAATGTTGTTCAACAGCAAGGATTTAGTCGGAAGAAAAGAGGCTATCGGAAGATTGATGATATTGAGACCAAATTAAATGACCCGCTGTTTACTAAACAGTGGTATCTT gtaaacacaggtcaagCGAACGGCATGCCTGGACTGGATCTCAACGTAGCTGAAGCGTGGGATCTAGGATTCACAGGAAAAGGAGTAACCATAGCAATCATGGATGATG GCATCGACTATTTACACCCAGATCTTGTATCAAATTAT AATGCCGATGCCAGCTTTGACTTCAGCAGCAATGACCCCTATCCGTACCCCCGCTACACCAACAACTGGTTCAACAG CCATGGAACAAGATGTGCAGGCGAGGTTTCTGCAGCAGCAAACAACAACATCTGTGGTGTCGGAGTTGCCTACAATTCCAAGGTGGCAG GCATTCGGATGCTAGACCAGCCTTTCATGACAGACATTATAGAGGCCTCATCAATAAGCCATATGCCACAAGTCATTGACATATACAGTGCAAGCTGGGGGCCAACGGATGATGGGAAGACCGTGGACGGCCCGCGCGAGCTGACATTGCAGGCCATGGCAGACGGTGTGAACAAG GGCAGAGGCGGGAAAGGCAGCATCTATGTGTGGGCCTCAGGAGATGGTGGCAGCTATGATGACTGCAACTGCGATGGCTATGCCTCCAGCATGTGGACCATCTCGATCAACTCAGCAATCAACGATGGGCGCACGGCGCTCTACGATGAGAGCTGCTCGTCCACTCTGGCATCCACGTTCAGCAATGGCCGCACCAGGGATCCTGAAGCAGGAGTG GCCACCACCGACCTGTACGGGAACTGCACGCTACGTCACTCAGGTACATCCGCGGCAGCTCCAGAGGCGGCCGGAGTGTTCGCATTGGCGCTGGAGGCCAA CCCTAATCTGACTTGGAGGGACCTGCAACACCTGACCGTCCTCACGTCCAAGCGCAACCAGCTGCACGATGAAGTGCACCAGTGGCGTCGCAATGGTGTGGGCCTTGAGTTTAACCACCTCTTTGGTTATGGAGTGCTGGATGCTGGCAGCATGGTCAAGATGGCCAAAGAGTGGAAGACTGTGCCTGAGCGTTACCACTGCATTGCGGGATCAGTCCAGGAATCACA CAAAATCTCATCTGAAGGCACGGTGACCCTGACCATCACCACAGATGCCTGCCAAGGCAAAGACAATTTTGTGCGCTACCTGGAGCATGTGCAAGCAGTTGTGACGGTCAACTCCACCCGTCGTGGCGACCTCACCATCAATATGACCTCACCCATGGGTACCCGCTCCATTCTGTTGAGCCGGCGGCCCCGCGATGCTGATGCCAAGGTGGGCTTCGACAAGTGGCCCTTCATGACCACCCACACGTGGGGCGAGGATCCACGTGGCTCGTGGGTGCTGGAGGTAGGCCTGGTGGGAGACGCTCCACAGGAGGGAGTCATGCGGGAGTGGACACTGATGCTCCATGGCACGCAGAGCGCCCCCTACATAGATCAGGTGGTGCGTGATTACCAGTCGAAACTGGCCATGTCCAAGAAGCAAGAGCTTGAGGGGGAGCTGGACGAAGCCCTGGACCAGAGTCTGCAGAGCCTGCTGAGCAGAAACTAG